The following proteins are encoded in a genomic region of Galbibacter sp. BG1:
- a CDS encoding tail fiber protein: protein MIRLTVAISIFSLFTVSAQTNNFPDNGDALLETSPTEIPGTITNSSGLVFRSSGHATDGRSRFQYWKIFGKGRSPWGSGDLVFSSNTDGSGNVELLRLSNTGNLGIGTANPNSRLTVFGETGIELRKTGSPEQFMQIRPMVDVETLNPGGSKAAAQITNLNLQHLVLDIKANDSQDSFAIRTDSNLDGEVDHIAMTVKPSGRVGIGTTNPDSELTVKGKIHAQEVKLDLAGAVAPDYVFKEEYNLKSLEEVERHINEKGHLPNIPSAKEMEEEGVHLKEMNLKLLEKIEELTLYVIEQKKLLSKCITRLEAQEQEIALLLKKKK, encoded by the coding sequence ATGATTAGGTTAACTGTTGCTATTTCCATTTTTAGTTTATTCACGGTTTCGGCTCAAACCAATAACTTTCCAGACAATGGTGATGCACTATTGGAAACAAGTCCAACTGAGATTCCAGGGACTATAACGAACTCTTCAGGTCTAGTTTTTAGGTCATCAGGCCATGCAACCGACGGCAGAAGCAGATTTCAATATTGGAAAATTTTTGGGAAAGGAAGAAGTCCGTGGGGATCTGGGGATTTAGTTTTTTCCAGTAATACTGATGGTTCAGGGAATGTTGAATTGCTGCGATTAAGTAATACTGGAAATTTAGGTATTGGCACCGCTAATCCAAATTCTAGGTTAACGGTATTTGGAGAAACCGGGATTGAGCTAAGGAAAACAGGTAGTCCTGAACAATTTATGCAAATACGTCCTATGGTCGATGTTGAAACCTTAAACCCAGGAGGCTCTAAGGCTGCAGCACAAATTACAAACCTCAATCTACAACACCTTGTTTTAGATATTAAAGCCAATGATTCCCAGGATTCTTTCGCCATTAGAACAGATAGTAACTTGGATGGAGAGGTTGATCACATCGCCATGACAGTTAAACCTTCTGGACGAGTCGGGATTGGAACCACTAATCCGGATTCTGAGTTAACCGTGAAAGGAAAAATCCATGCCCAAGAGGTAAAACTTGACCTTGCCGGGGCTGTTGCACCGGACTATGTTTTTAAAGAAGAGTATAACCTAAAATCTTTGGAGGAAGTTGAACGGCATATTAATGAGAAAGGCCATCTTCCCAATATTCCTTCAGCAAAAGAAATGGAAGAAGAGGGAGTTCATTTAAAGGAAATGAATCTTAAGCTGCTGGAAAAAATTGAAGAACTCACTTTGTATGTCATTGAACAAAAAAAGTTGCTGTCCAAATGTATAACAAGGTTAGAGGCACAAGAGCAAGAAATAGCATTATTACTTAAAAAAAAAAAATAA
- a CDS encoding tail fiber protein, giving the protein MIFRKTALILFLFIVAISEAQNETINGNLTINSTADVGASQNPALVIGQRSGHHIGIDGNEIGAFYNNSFSNVYINCSLSTSNTVLNDGGGKIGMGTPYPSELLHISARNSGDGVIRLESDLDNNNEGDNIRIEMYQDGGLHGALIGFNQDWPGSQSDNIFRIVTRQNGINDYSTLTIDPFTSFVGIGTTEPDSKLTVKGKVHAQEVKLDLVGSVAPDYVFKEGYNLKSLEEVERHIKDKGHLPNIPSAREMEEEGIDMKEMNLKLLEKIEELTLYIIEQQNLIKQQKEYFSGEMKKMEYKLENLLNK; this is encoded by the coding sequence ATGATATTCAGAAAAACTGCCTTAATACTTTTCCTTTTTATAGTTGCCATTAGTGAAGCACAGAATGAAACCATAAATGGTAATCTCACTATAAATAGTACCGCGGATGTTGGCGCTAGTCAGAATCCAGCTCTTGTGATTGGACAACGTAGTGGTCATCATATTGGAATTGACGGTAATGAAATTGGAGCTTTTTACAATAATTCCTTTTCCAATGTTTATATAAATTGTTCACTATCTACGTCGAATACCGTATTGAATGATGGAGGAGGTAAGATAGGAATGGGAACACCTTATCCTTCTGAATTGCTACATATTTCCGCTAGGAATTCTGGAGATGGAGTGATTCGATTGGAATCGGATCTAGATAATAACAACGAAGGTGACAATATAAGAATTGAAATGTATCAGGATGGGGGATTGCATGGAGCTCTTATAGGATTTAATCAAGATTGGCCGGGCTCACAATCGGATAATATTTTCAGAATAGTTACTAGACAGAATGGAATTAACGATTATAGTACATTAACTATCGATCCTTTTACATCTTTTGTAGGGATAGGGACTACGGAACCCGATTCCAAACTTACCGTCAAAGGGAAAGTTCATGCCCAAGAGGTAAAACTTGACTTAGTAGGTTCAGTGGCACCGGATTATGTCTTTAAAGAAGGGTATAACCTTAAATCTTTGGAGGAAGTTGAACGACACATAAAGGATAAAGGGCATTTACCTAATATTCCTTCAGCTAGGGAAATGGAAGAGGAAGGAATTGATATGAAGGAAATGAATTTGAAATTACTTGAAAAGATTGAGGAACTTACCCTGTATATAATTGAACAACAAAATTTAATAAAACAACAGAAAGAATATTTTTCAGGAGAAATGAAAAAAATGGAATATAAATTAGAAAATCTTTTAAATAAATGA
- a CDS encoding tail fiber protein: MKIKLKICQIIALLCFHSLTAQVQTGVYKTSPGNTDYHQFVRNGNGAAVYINQVSSNAIHPILRLSSGTSTANDNVKMVVENNGYLGLGTELATANLHVSSGIDGDAILLLESDTDNSNEADNPLIQFRQDGGIIGVNMGFSPNFGENLFGIGARNTTNGEDIWDTFIVDVTRNRIGIGTNNPDAKLTVKGNIHAQELKLDLNGSVAPDYVFDKEYPLNSLEAVEQHIIKKGHLPNIPSAKEMERDGINLKEMNLKLLEKIEELTLYVIQQQKEINQLKEDRCD, from the coding sequence ATGAAAATTAAATTAAAAATTTGTCAAATCATTGCCCTACTCTGTTTTCATTCGCTTACGGCTCAAGTGCAAACGGGTGTTTATAAAACAAGTCCAGGCAACACCGATTACCATCAATTTGTAAGAAATGGGAATGGGGCTGCCGTATATATCAACCAAGTGTCTTCAAATGCCATTCATCCAATATTGAGGTTGTCTAGTGGAACATCTACCGCTAATGATAATGTAAAAATGGTTGTTGAAAACAATGGCTATTTAGGATTGGGAACAGAGCTGGCAACTGCCAACCTTCACGTTTCTTCTGGAATTGACGGCGATGCAATTTTGTTATTGGAGTCGGATACCGATAATAGCAACGAGGCTGATAATCCTTTAATTCAATTTAGACAAGATGGAGGAATTATCGGTGTGAATATGGGCTTTTCACCAAATTTTGGAGAGAACTTGTTTGGTATAGGAGCTAGGAACACAACAAATGGGGAAGATATTTGGGATACATTCATAGTAGATGTAACCAGAAATAGAATAGGTATTGGTACGAATAATCCAGATGCCAAGTTGACGGTTAAAGGAAATATACATGCCCAGGAGCTTAAATTGGACCTAAATGGTTCAGTTGCCCCCGATTATGTTTTTGATAAAGAATATCCGTTGAATTCCCTCGAAGCAGTAGAACAGCACATCATAAAAAAAGGGCATCTGCCAAATATTCCTTCAGCCAAGGAGATGGAAAGAGATGGAATCAATCTCAAAGAGATGAATCTAAAGCTTTTGGAAAAAATAGAAGAATTAACGCTCTATGTTATCCAGCAGCAAAAAGAGATTAACCAATTGAAAGAGGATAGATGCGACTAA
- a CDS encoding tail fiber protein: MRLTIFLFVLLTRFCFAQDFIVKQVSVEEVGWKRVALLNGAYGRGYNELTMATIGGSNSPYVTKISWFKGWSNYGNLNIESVSNSGYWSEARITFDGTFGYLEVNFTAPVDLLRVSIDQRTWSGGDVLNGPLPNGGGNVITSAKFGRLNYGENDLYLSYSGKVGIGTTTPDAALTVNGMIHTSEVKVDLNGLVAPDYVFSENYNIKSLEEVEHYIKENRHLPNIPSAKEMQEEGVNLKAMNLKLLEKIEELTLHVIALKKTIDKQEERIKDLEK, translated from the coding sequence ATGCGACTAACTATATTTTTATTTGTATTGCTAACCAGGTTTTGTTTTGCTCAAGATTTTATAGTAAAACAAGTTAGCGTTGAGGAAGTTGGTTGGAAAAGGGTAGCTCTGTTAAATGGTGCCTATGGAAGAGGATATAACGAGCTTACGATGGCTACTATCGGAGGATCCAATTCGCCTTATGTTACTAAAATTAGTTGGTTTAAGGGCTGGTCCAACTACGGTAATTTGAATATTGAGTCAGTAAGTAATAGCGGATATTGGAGCGAGGCCAGAATAACATTTGATGGGACTTTTGGTTATTTGGAAGTGAATTTTACTGCTCCTGTAGACTTGCTCAGGGTAAGTATTGATCAACGAACCTGGAGTGGTGGAGATGTTTTGAATGGTCCGTTGCCAAATGGGGGTGGAAATGTTATAACTTCTGCAAAGTTCGGAAGATTAAATTATGGAGAGAACGATCTTTATTTGTCTTATTCAGGGAAAGTAGGTATTGGAACTACAACTCCAGATGCAGCCCTTACAGTTAATGGAATGATTCATACTTCTGAGGTTAAAGTTGACCTAAACGGATTGGTAGCTCCAGATTATGTTTTTTCTGAAAATTATAATATAAAATCGCTGGAAGAGGTTGAGCATTATATTAAAGAGAATAGGCATTTGCCAAATATTCCTTCCGCTAAAGAAATGCAAGAGGAGGGGGTTAATCTTAAAGCGATGAACTTAAAATTACTGGAAAAGATTGAAGAATTAACCTTACATGTAATTGCACTTAAAAAAACAATAGATAAACAAGAAGAAAGAATAAAAGATCTAGAAAAATAA
- a CDS encoding tail fiber protein codes for MKNFLIVFTVILWGNLFSQDHYNTKISFGLDSGWCRLASFDLEGNGIHNSVIIDAKINFIRTSERGYSANAILILRESATQLGVWNYTINGTEIGDYLKFKRVSDHKYQLYGKAPDRYGHISVELTVTKEAPLIVDTPTSLELVQNLDVYPDVPRHGKFAFVEGNIGIGTTTPDAKLTVNGDIHAREVKLDLAGAVAPDYVFNEDYDLKKLEEIEVYIKKEGHLPNIPSAKQMQEEGINLKEMNLKLLEKIEELTLHVIELNKKLTVKEKK; via the coding sequence ATGAAAAATTTTTTAATTGTTTTCACTGTTATTCTTTGGGGAAATCTGTTTTCTCAAGATCATTATAACACAAAAATAAGTTTTGGCCTTGACTCAGGTTGGTGCAGGCTCGCAAGTTTTGATTTAGAAGGAAATGGCATTCACAATTCTGTAATCATAGATGCTAAAATTAATTTTATAAGGACAAGTGAACGTGGATATTCTGCTAATGCAATTTTAATCCTGCGAGAAAGTGCTACTCAATTAGGTGTTTGGAATTATACTATAAATGGAACAGAAATTGGTGACTACCTAAAATTTAAAAGGGTAAGTGATCACAAATATCAACTTTATGGAAAAGCACCCGACAGATATGGTCATATTTCCGTTGAACTAACTGTTACAAAAGAGGCACCATTAATTGTAGATACGCCAACTTCCTTGGAGCTAGTACAAAATTTAGATGTATATCCAGATGTACCTCGACACGGAAAATTTGCTTTTGTAGAAGGGAATATAGGAATAGGAACTACAACTCCAGACGCAAAACTTACTGTAAATGGTGATATACATGCTCGAGAAGTAAAACTGGACCTTGCAGGTGCAGTTGCTCCAGACTATGTTTTTAATGAAGATTATGATTTAAAAAAATTAGAGGAAATTGAAGTATATATTAAAAAAGAAGGTCATTTGCCAAATATTCCGTCTGCCAAACAAATGCAGGAGGAGGGGATAAATCTTAAGGAAATGAACTTAAAACTTTTAGAAAAGATTGAGGAACTAACATTGCATGTCATTGAGCTAAATAAGAAACTTACGGTAAAAGAAAAAAAATAA
- a CDS encoding type II secretion system F family protein, with protein sequence MAFNLEKIANEKANSKQISSNLNIILKKEINLFGGKFSNKQKENFYTELSVLLKAGISLKDALLIIGENEKKERVRTFFDSIINDIIRGGSFSEVIKKNKEFSEYEYYSLEIGEETGMLPDITKELGSFFAKKNEQRRAMIAALTYPAIIFTTSVLVVVFMLRLVVPMFQDIFLQNNVELPWITKLIIKASGFIGDFGWIIFFLVFTIFALRKWIGRRKKIRQFKDKLMLKIPFLGSFYKSVYLSQFSQAISLLTFSKVPMLNSIQLVAKMVDFYPLQHALHKVEKGILKGNSLSTSMRDDPFFDQKIIALVKVAEETNQTDFIFSRLHVQYSIEVEQRSKILSTIMEPIIILIVGIMVGIILVAMYLPMFKISSIL encoded by the coding sequence ATGGCTTTTAATTTAGAGAAAATAGCAAACGAAAAAGCTAATTCTAAACAAATTAGCTCCAATCTTAATATCATCTTAAAGAAGGAAATAAATTTATTTGGGGGAAAATTTTCGAATAAACAGAAGGAGAATTTTTATACAGAATTAAGTGTTTTGCTCAAGGCCGGAATTTCTTTGAAGGATGCCTTACTAATTATTGGTGAAAATGAAAAAAAAGAGAGAGTGCGAACTTTTTTTGACAGCATAATTAATGACATAATTAGAGGGGGTTCATTTTCAGAAGTAATCAAAAAAAATAAGGAATTTTCAGAGTATGAATATTATTCACTAGAGATTGGAGAAGAAACTGGAATGCTTCCAGATATAACAAAAGAACTGGGTTCTTTTTTTGCAAAAAAAAATGAACAAAGGCGTGCGATGATAGCTGCTCTTACCTATCCTGCAATTATATTCACAACGTCTGTTCTCGTGGTGGTTTTTATGCTTCGATTGGTGGTTCCAATGTTTCAAGATATTTTTTTACAGAATAATGTAGAACTACCTTGGATTACAAAGTTAATTATAAAAGCTTCTGGATTTATCGGAGATTTTGGATGGATAATTTTTTTCCTTGTATTTACAATTTTTGCTTTAAGAAAATGGATAGGGAGAAGGAAAAAAATTAGGCAATTCAAAGATAAATTAATGCTAAAGATTCCTTTTTTAGGATCATTTTACAAGAGCGTTTACCTCTCCCAATTTTCTCAAGCAATTTCTTTACTAACGTTCTCCAAAGTTCCTATGCTCAACAGTATTCAATTGGTGGCTAAAATGGTTGATTTTTATCCTTTGCAGCACGCACTTCATAAAGTGGAGAAGGGAATTTTGAAAGGAAATAGTTTAAGCACTAGCATGAGGGATGATCCATTTTTTGATCAAAAAATTATAGCACTTGTTAAGGTTGCAGAAGAAACAAACCAAACCGATTTTATTTTTAGTAGACTCCATGTTCAATATTCCATTGAAGTGGAACAACGCTCAAAAATTCTATCTACAATTATGGAACCAATCATTATTTTGATTGTTGGGATAATGGTTGGCATTATACTGGTTGCAATGTATTTGCCAATGTTTAAAATCAGCAGTATTTTGTAA
- a CDS encoding tail fiber protein, with translation MKPYVLILFLVYFYSSYSQYSFNGSNQHTFQTTYGTVDIGPFNADWAHIYTDRPKIIFNKDVYTATNAFSSYNNDLILKTNGTERLRISNVNGNVGFGVTNPLQRISVDGNVLSNGFILTDTELGSNSDYIAFFREDIQTDHSVLKLQLGDDNVSEFNIGFKSWSTQQWHSTMLIKANGNVGIGTIAPDSKLTVNGNIHTKEVKVDLNGALAPDYVFKKEYDLKSPKEVQAYIKKEGHLPNIPSAAQMEKEGLNLKEMNLKLLEKIEELTLYIIDQDERIRVLEKQNKTSQY, from the coding sequence GTGAAGCCTTATGTTCTAATTTTATTTTTGGTTTACTTCTACAGCTCCTATTCCCAATATAGCTTTAACGGCTCAAATCAGCATACTTTTCAAACCACGTATGGTACAGTAGATATAGGTCCGTTCAATGCGGATTGGGCTCACATTTATACTGATCGACCGAAAATAATATTCAACAAAGATGTTTACACCGCCACCAATGCATTTTCTTCTTATAACAATGATTTAATATTAAAAACCAATGGAACAGAGCGCTTACGTATTTCAAATGTAAATGGTAATGTTGGTTTCGGAGTTACCAATCCGCTCCAGAGAATATCAGTTGATGGAAATGTTTTATCAAATGGTTTTATATTAACGGATACTGAGCTAGGAAGCAATAGCGATTACATTGCTTTCTTTAGGGAAGATATCCAAACCGATCATAGTGTTTTAAAGCTTCAGTTAGGGGATGACAATGTAAGCGAGTTTAATATCGGCTTTAAGTCCTGGAGTACTCAACAATGGCATAGTACCATGCTAATAAAAGCTAACGGAAATGTGGGTATAGGAACAATTGCTCCTGATTCAAAACTTACAGTCAATGGCAACATACATACCAAGGAAGTCAAAGTTGATCTCAATGGAGCACTAGCTCCTGATTATGTATTCAAGAAGGAGTACGACCTAAAGTCGCCTAAAGAAGTCCAAGCTTATATCAAAAAGGAAGGGCATTTACCCAACATTCCTTCGGCAGCGCAAATGGAAAAAGAAGGATTGAACTTGAAGGAAATGAACCTCAAACTACTTGAGAAAATAGAGGAACTTACCTTATATATCATAGATCAAGATGAGCGGATAAGAGTATTAGAAAAACAAAATAAAACATCTCAATATTAA
- a CDS encoding interleukin-like EMT inducer domain-containing protein produces MKIKVLTVLALLVFHLQNSLAQSSLYARGTGYNNFGSRMVKLDGNYLVHGSGRGLCLTIIDASLHQHVSSTVYDTYGSEAASNDLAIALNNLKRGQIGLLTSFDAWEDKVTNSLRIAARRLGLYKLIGGLGYGNRKPYVAIFRGAGVADGNTEPNHVAYEVMQSRDVGADQAVIATWLVEDAFVGNNLTNALISANSNISDASVIVDQKGDVGIGTYTPDEKLTVNGTMHAKEVKIDINVPAPDYVFEEDYKLRSLKELKKYIEIYGHLPEIPSAEEIAEEGISVGEMNMLLLKKIEELTLYILIMKQKL; encoded by the coding sequence ATGAAAATTAAGGTATTAACGGTGTTAGCGTTACTTGTTTTTCACTTGCAAAATAGTTTGGCCCAAAGTAGTTTGTATGCGCGTGGTACAGGTTATAACAATTTTGGTAGTAGAATGGTAAAGTTGGACGGTAATTATCTAGTTCATGGATCGGGTCGAGGATTGTGTTTAACTATAATAGATGCAAGCTTACATCAACATGTTTCTTCTACAGTTTATGATACCTATGGTAGCGAAGCAGCTTCAAACGATCTTGCCATTGCGCTCAATAATCTAAAAAGAGGACAAATAGGATTGCTTACTTCCTTTGATGCATGGGAAGATAAAGTAACAAATTCTTTAAGAATAGCAGCCAGAAGGCTTGGCCTATATAAACTTATAGGCGGATTAGGGTACGGAAACCGAAAGCCCTATGTCGCAATTTTTAGAGGTGCTGGAGTGGCTGATGGAAATACAGAGCCTAATCACGTCGCCTATGAAGTAATGCAATCTAGGGATGTCGGAGCAGATCAAGCTGTAATTGCCACCTGGCTTGTTGAAGATGCTTTTGTAGGAAATAATTTAACAAACGCCCTGATTTCTGCAAACAGTAATATTTCAGATGCCAGTGTTATTGTAGACCAAAAAGGAGATGTTGGAATAGGTACGTATACGCCAGATGAAAAACTTACAGTAAACGGAACAATGCATGCAAAAGAGGTGAAAATAGATATTAACGTACCAGCACCAGACTATGTATTTGAAGAAGATTACAAGCTGAGGTCTCTTAAGGAATTAAAAAAGTATATTGAAATCTATGGTCATTTACCTGAAATACCCTCGGCGGAAGAAATAGCCGAGGAAGGTATTAGCGTCGGGGAAATGAATATGCTTTTGCTCAAGAAGATTGAGGAACTGACGCTTTATATTTTGATAATGAAACAAAAGCTGTAG
- a CDS encoding RHS repeat domain-containing protein yields the protein MNSKFFYNLLLVSSIFISRAQDNIQGAQPNVFPPSPNASGIARYDNTKIGYYTGTPEISVPIHKFNTKQLNLVFSMNYLATGIKVNEMAGDKGMHWNLSGVGVVSRIVYGNPDDSPDNYSKGFLYNTDEVPDSYTNYDEFYNLARGHTDTQPDIFNFSLPGGYSGKFAINYDGSIITIPYQNVKIEYERQNGWVTKWIITTPDGVKSTLDVLEKSRNEIVPGSFPNYSNTFFTSSWYVSKIEAPNGEIFEYGYDNTEYNYIESKSEADYHRIGQGQHPATFPGPEEFEHHVFLKAKKILYCKNLNSGEKIKFDYSLPRKDLIGDVALKSIVVINDKNDTIKRFELNYKYQFKQNLLEASQINIPDQRIYRLYLTSILQKSIFGSLIPYNFEYLLQSKGKFLPGRFSYAQDHWGFYNGKDENTTLKPKKVLKYEILNPTQDIVVTLNGGDRSSDSILSTLGTLNKIVYPTKGYSKFEYVSHSHSSDLIEKEIDEKTFSYTVGRDYLSPENSFSIEEGILGKVRVNLTTPGISNLAPETMRIRIHKSGDPSNYFVYDSEFAFNYGSQKYEELQFDVEPNSIYDVSYIGINRGSLGTGVFTLKVNWELEKAPNNYAGGARVTKIESYDPSTDKTLIKEYEYYKENGESSGFLLKPPIYGSVYRGTYYQILYAGSVAETCGAFENVYYVRNTFPYISLTYTQGSSIGYERVLEKFKDGNDGNGHSIYQFSKALDLSSINQYPNVPDDSREWLRGNLLKEEHYKALKQTPERVVDYYYEYPGTMNELNDILHDKIISATRILQVYENNCPRSLVRAEFQFEWSNYRVSTGYRRLATKTETLNFENNSIVSVENYRYSNKHLNLIELNKTGSDGKVVVRKYSYAKDFDDNVNGTDLLRSRFMHDFKVEYEEFKNYKFQTKVTNKYVLNNNHIVLDERTENTKNFSSINQRKFFYTYNDNARIIEYKGQFNPGNSIFWGYKGEYPIAKVENATYVEIAGALGVSVASLEAFNEGNLSQLDNLRELLPKAQVTTYTYEPLVGIKTMTDPRGKTTHYEYDDFNRLKTTKDDNLDLLSDFRYHYKDQ from the coding sequence ATGAATTCTAAATTTTTTTACAACCTTTTACTGGTATCATCTATTTTTATTTCTAGAGCTCAGGATAATATTCAGGGTGCCCAGCCTAATGTTTTTCCTCCATCACCTAATGCATCTGGAATTGCGAGATATGATAATACTAAAATTGGTTATTATACAGGTACTCCAGAGATTAGTGTGCCTATTCATAAATTTAATACTAAACAATTAAATCTAGTATTTAGTATGAATTATTTGGCAACTGGTATTAAAGTAAATGAAATGGCTGGTGATAAGGGTATGCATTGGAATTTAAGTGGTGTAGGTGTCGTAAGCAGAATAGTATATGGCAACCCTGACGATTCCCCAGACAATTATAGTAAAGGCTTTTTATACAATACCGATGAAGTTCCCGATAGTTATACAAATTATGATGAATTTTATAATCTAGCTAGAGGGCATACCGATACTCAACCAGATATTTTTAATTTTTCGCTTCCTGGAGGGTACAGTGGTAAGTTTGCAATAAACTACGATGGTAGTATTATAACAATTCCTTATCAGAATGTGAAAATAGAATATGAAAGACAAAATGGTTGGGTAACAAAATGGATAATAACCACGCCAGATGGAGTAAAGTCGACATTGGATGTACTTGAAAAAAGTAGAAATGAAATCGTCCCAGGATCATTTCCTAATTACAGTAACACATTTTTTACTTCAAGCTGGTATGTTTCCAAAATAGAGGCACCGAACGGGGAAATTTTTGAATACGGCTACGATAATACAGAATATAATTATATTGAATCAAAATCCGAAGCAGATTATCACCGTATTGGGCAAGGTCAGCACCCTGCTACTTTTCCAGGGCCAGAAGAGTTTGAACATCATGTATTTTTAAAGGCAAAGAAAATTTTATACTGTAAAAATTTGAATTCTGGAGAAAAGATTAAATTTGATTATTCATTGCCTAGAAAAGATTTAATCGGAGATGTTGCTCTAAAATCTATTGTAGTTATAAATGATAAAAATGATACCATCAAAAGATTTGAACTCAATTATAAATACCAGTTTAAACAGAATTTGTTGGAAGCTTCCCAAATAAATATACCCGATCAAAGGATATATAGATTGTATTTAACGTCAATCCTTCAGAAAAGTATATTTGGTTCATTAATTCCCTATAATTTTGAGTATCTTTTGCAGTCGAAAGGGAAATTTCTTCCTGGTAGGTTTTCATATGCGCAGGACCATTGGGGCTTTTATAATGGTAAAGATGAGAATACAACTCTAAAACCCAAAAAGGTTTTGAAATATGAGATCCTAAATCCTACTCAAGACATAGTTGTCACTTTAAATGGAGGAGATCGTTCTTCAGATTCGATACTTTCAACCCTCGGAACCTTAAATAAAATAGTTTATCCTACAAAAGGCTACTCAAAATTTGAATACGTTTCTCATTCACATTCTTCGGATTTAATTGAAAAAGAAATTGATGAAAAAACGTTTAGCTACACCGTTGGTAGAGACTATTTGTCACCAGAAAATTCTTTTTCGATTGAGGAGGGTATTTTGGGAAAAGTTCGAGTAAATCTCACTACTCCTGGTATATCCAATCTTGCGCCTGAAACTATGAGAATAAGGATACATAAAAGCGGAGATCCTTCTAATTATTTCGTATATGATTCAGAATTTGCCTTTAATTATGGGTCACAAAAATATGAAGAATTACAGTTCGATGTAGAGCCCAACAGTATTTATGACGTGTCTTATATTGGCATTAATAGAGGTTCTTTAGGCACTGGCGTTTTTACATTGAAAGTAAATTGGGAACTCGAAAAAGCGCCGAATAACTATGCAGGTGGAGCGAGGGTTACTAAAATTGAAAGCTATGATCCTTCCACAGATAAAACTTTAATCAAAGAATATGAGTATTATAAAGAAAACGGTGAATCATCAGGTTTTTTGTTAAAACCTCCTATTTATGGTAGTGTTTACAGAGGAACATATTATCAAATTTTATATGCTGGGTCTGTAGCCGAGACATGCGGTGCATTTGAGAATGTTTATTATGTCAGAAATACATTTCCATACATTTCTTTAACATATACACAAGGAAGCTCAATTGGTTATGAAAGAGTTTTAGAAAAATTTAAGGATGGGAATGACGGCAACGGTCATTCGATCTACCAATTTTCCAAAGCATTAGATTTATCTAGTATTAATCAGTATCCTAATGTTCCAGATGATTCCAGGGAATGGTTAAGAGGCAATCTTTTGAAAGAAGAACACTACAAAGCTTTAAAACAAACTCCAGAAAGAGTTGTAGATTACTATTATGAATATCCTGGTACAATGAATGAATTAAACGATATTCTACATGATAAAATAATTTCTGCTACTAGAATACTTCAAGTATATGAAAATAATTGTCCAAGAAGTTTAGTTAGAGCCGAATTTCAATTCGAATGGTCAAATTATCGGGTTTCAACTGGTTACAGGAGATTAGCAACTAAAACTGAAACGTTAAATTTTGAGAATAATTCTATCGTTAGTGTGGAAAACTATAGGTATTCTAATAAGCATTTAAATTTAATAGAATTAAATAAAACGGGTAGTGATGGAAAAGTAGTAGTTAGAAAATACTCTTATGCTAAAGATTTTGATGATAATGTAAATGGTACGGATTTACTACGATCAAGATTTATGCATGATTTCAAGGTAGAATATGAAGAATTTAAAAACTATAAGTTTCAAACAAAAGTAACTAATAAGTATGTCTTGAACAATAATCATATTGTTTTGGATGAAAGAACTGAAAATACTAAAAATTTTAGTTCTATAAATCAAAGAAAGTTTTTTTATACATATAATGATAATGCTAGAATAATTGAATACAAAGGACAGTTTAATCCTGGCAATTCTATATTCTGGGGCTACAAGGGTGAGTACCCGATAGCGAAGGTCGAGAACGCGACCTATGTGGAGATCGCGGGTGCCCTTGGTGTTTCGGTAGCTTCTTTAGAGGCTTTCAACGAGGGCAACCTATCGCAACTGGATAATTTGCGGGAACTGCTCCCCAAGGCGCAAGTGACTACTTATACCTATGAACCTTTGGTTGGTATTAAGACCATGACGGACCCCAGGGGCAAGACCACCCATTACGAATACGACGATTTCAATAGGCTGAAAACGACCAAGGACGACAACCTTGACCTTCTTTCCGACTTCAGATACCACTACAAAGACCAATAA